From Gimesia panareensis, the proteins below share one genomic window:
- a CDS encoding Hsp20/alpha crystallin family protein, producing MSQLPWKPIRIHNLEQQIDQAFDDLLHGQWGICGPTGSWQPEIDIYETPDSYFVEADIPGVPTDEIHIEVTEHSLSISGWRQSGCVEKSAQGVCIERRKGSFFRRFPLEHAVDPHRVERENKAGTLTLRIPKQKMKPQP from the coding sequence ATGTCACAACTTCCCTGGAAGCCCATTCGAATCCATAACCTGGAACAGCAGATTGACCAGGCTTTTGATGACCTGCTGCACGGACAGTGGGGCATCTGTGGCCCCACCGGAAGCTGGCAGCCAGAAATCGATATCTACGAAACTCCGGACAGCTATTTCGTGGAAGCCGACATCCCCGGCGTACCCACGGATGAAATTCATATCGAAGTCACCGAGCATTCCCTGAGCATTTCCGGCTGGCGTCAGTCGGGTTGTGTGGAGAAATCAGCCCAGGGCGTTTGCATTGAACGTCGTAAAGGCAGCTTTTTCCGTCGCTTCCCACTCGAACACGCCGTCGATCCCCACCGGGTCGAACGGGAAAACAAAGCGGGCACACTCACTCTGAGAATCCCCAAACAGAAAATGAAACCGCAACCATAA
- a CDS encoding SPFH domain-containing protein, translating to MSDERFKARLLLLKFGITGLFVGGLFLIIFGYIVYSQFRIDVPARHFAVLTKKTGIDLTNDQEISPDLKLQDAVHKGLQREVLPEGRYFYNCYTWDWEIYPMVEIPADSMGVRIRLYGEDLPPGDFMSTSEKHKGIIQEVLKPGRYAINALVIDRNTKKPVGPDRSKNDYIEIIELWEPKVIPAGYKGIVTNLAGPMPEDPNQLLVETNHRGPQKETLDEGTYYLNPYTIRINAIDTRSLRFDLSQGGVMMFPSKDGFPITLDFTGIWGLMPDQAAHAVRTFGNVDQVEKKVVLPQIESICRNNGSEYKAVQLLVGSDREVYQKTCLEQFHSVLDDKEITLLYGLVRHVYIPKQVREPIQMAFIADELKLTREEEQTTAKEEGRLREAENKVELATDTVDADTEKQVEEAKAGGNREAARIEAETEKLVAAIDKETEELKAQAVTILGEATNEGKKMVEEAKADRFRLAVDAFGSPQAYNNWFFATNLPEDVELNFLYAGEGTLWTDMNKAGGGFGVRGVIPLKSGDTTQQQNRTSR from the coding sequence ATGAGCGACGAAAGATTCAAAGCCAGACTTCTTTTGCTGAAATTTGGTATCACCGGACTCTTTGTGGGGGGATTATTCCTGATTATTTTCGGGTATATCGTCTACTCGCAATTTCGCATCGATGTTCCCGCCAGACATTTTGCCGTCCTGACCAAAAAGACCGGCATCGATCTGACCAACGATCAGGAAATTTCCCCCGATCTCAAACTGCAGGATGCCGTCCACAAAGGGCTGCAGCGGGAGGTCCTCCCGGAAGGACGCTACTTTTACAACTGCTACACCTGGGACTGGGAAATTTATCCCATGGTCGAAATCCCCGCCGACTCGATGGGGGTCCGCATCCGGCTCTACGGCGAAGATCTGCCCCCGGGCGACTTCATGTCGACCAGTGAAAAGCATAAGGGGATTATCCAGGAAGTGCTCAAGCCGGGCCGTTATGCAATCAACGCCCTGGTCATCGATCGGAACACCAAAAAACCGGTGGGGCCTGACCGCTCCAAAAACGACTACATCGAGATCATCGAACTCTGGGAACCCAAAGTGATCCCCGCGGGTTACAAGGGCATCGTCACTAACCTGGCTGGCCCCATGCCCGAGGATCCCAATCAGCTGCTCGTCGAAACCAATCACCGTGGTCCGCAGAAGGAGACCCTGGATGAAGGAACGTACTATCTGAATCCCTACACGATTCGCATCAATGCTATCGACACCCGTTCGCTGCGGTTCGACCTCTCCCAGGGGGGCGTAATGATGTTCCCCAGTAAGGACGGCTTCCCGATTACCCTCGACTTCACCGGTATCTGGGGCCTGATGCCCGACCAGGCCGCCCACGCGGTCCGTACCTTCGGGAACGTGGATCAGGTGGAAAAGAAAGTCGTTCTCCCGCAGATCGAATCGATCTGCCGTAACAATGGTTCGGAATACAAGGCGGTGCAACTCCTGGTCGGCAGTGATCGGGAAGTCTACCAGAAAACCTGCCTCGAACAGTTTCACAGCGTCCTGGACGACAAGGAGATCACCCTGCTCTACGGCCTGGTGCGGCATGTCTACATTCCCAAGCAGGTCCGCGAGCCGATTCAGATGGCGTTCATCGCCGATGAATTGAAGCTCACCCGCGAGGAAGAACAGACCACCGCGAAGGAAGAAGGCCGCCTCCGCGAAGCGGAAAACAAAGTCGAGCTGGCCACCGACACCGTTGACGCCGACACGGAAAAACAGGTCGAGGAAGCCAAAGCGGGCGGTAACCGCGAAGCAGCCAGGATCGAAGCGGAAACGGAAAAACTGGTCGCCGCCATCGATAAGGAGACCGAAGAACTCAAAGCCCAGGCTGTCACCATCCTGGGGGAAGCCACAAACGAAGGGAAGAAGATGGTCGAAGAAGCCAAGGCGGATCGCTTCCGTCTGGCCGTTGATGCCTTCGGCTCCCCCCAGGCGTATAACAACTGGTTCTTTGCCACGAATCTGCCCGAAGATGTCGAACTCAACTTCCTCTACGCCGGTGAGGGGACGCTCTGGACCGACATGAACAAGGCCGGCGGTGGATTCGGCGTCCGCGGTGTCATTCCGCTGAAATCGGGTGATACAACCCAACAACAGAATCGAACGAGCCGTTAA
- a CDS encoding cyclic 2,3-diphosphoglycerate synthase: MSAQYQCLIAGAAGRDFHNFQTFFRQHPEFHVCGFTATQIPFIESRSYPQSLAGPDYDADIPIFPEAQLPELIKRFHIDFVFLAYSDLAYDTVMHTASLVQASGASFVLLGPEQTQLTSQRPVIAVTAVRTGAGKSPLTRWIASHLAAAGHTPGTIRHPMPYGNLEQQRCQHFATEADLERYECTIEEREEYQPYLERGLSIYAGVDYELILRTAEKDSDVILWDGGNNDFSFIKPDLLITVADALRPGHEVRYYPGETNLRMADVVVINKVSAATDADRALIREHVSQLNPDATVIEADLELVVDDPDQITGRRVLVIEDGPTLLHGGMATGAGYAAARKFGATDFLDPRNFAKGTIAAAYQKYPHMGPILPALGYSEQQRQELSETINGSGAELIIDATPAGLTHVVQTSLPIVRVRYEFQQRTGTPLEQIIQNVLKQ; the protein is encoded by the coding sequence ATGAGCGCTCAATATCAATGTCTCATCGCCGGTGCCGCCGGTCGCGATTTTCACAACTTCCAGACCTTCTTCCGCCAACACCCCGAATTCCACGTCTGTGGTTTTACGGCCACACAGATTCCCTTTATCGAATCCCGCAGTTACCCCCAGTCGCTCGCCGGCCCTGATTATGACGCCGATATCCCCATCTTCCCGGAAGCCCAGCTCCCCGAGTTGATCAAACGCTTCCACATTGATTTCGTCTTTCTGGCCTACAGCGATCTCGCTTACGACACGGTCATGCACACCGCTTCCCTGGTGCAGGCCTCTGGTGCCAGCTTTGTGCTGCTCGGACCGGAACAGACACAGCTCACTTCCCAGAGGCCGGTGATCGCCGTCACTGCAGTCCGGACCGGTGCAGGAAAAAGTCCCCTCACCCGCTGGATCGCCAGTCATCTGGCCGCAGCCGGACACACCCCCGGTACGATTCGCCATCCCATGCCCTACGGCAATCTCGAACAACAACGCTGCCAGCACTTCGCCACAGAGGCCGATCTTGAACGCTATGAATGCACCATTGAAGAGCGAGAAGAATATCAGCCTTACCTCGAACGGGGCCTCTCCATTTACGCCGGCGTCGATTACGAACTGATTCTCCGCACCGCCGAGAAAGACTCCGACGTCATCCTCTGGGATGGCGGCAATAACGATTTCTCATTCATCAAACCCGATCTGCTGATCACTGTCGCTGATGCCCTCCGCCCGGGACACGAAGTCCGCTACTATCCCGGCGAAACCAATCTGCGGATGGCAGACGTGGTTGTGATCAATAAAGTCTCCGCAGCTACGGACGCCGATCGAGCACTGATCCGGGAGCATGTCAGTCAGCTCAATCCCGATGCGACAGTGATCGAAGCTGACCTGGAGCTGGTGGTCGACGATCCCGATCAGATTACAGGACGACGCGTCCTGGTCATCGAAGACGGACCGACACTCCTGCACGGGGGCATGGCTACCGGCGCCGGTTATGCCGCCGCCCGGAAGTTTGGGGCCACAGACTTTCTCGACCCGCGAAATTTTGCCAAAGGGACTATCGCTGCCGCGTACCAGAAATATCCGCACATGGGTCCCATCCTCCCCGCACTCGGTTACTCAGAACAACAGCGACAGGAATTGAGTGAAACAATCAATGGCTCCGGTGCTGAGCTGATCATCGACGCCACCCCCGCGGGACTCACTCACGTTGTACAGACCTCACTCCCCATTGTTCGCGTCCGCTATGAGTTTCAGCAGCGTACCGGCACTCCCCTGGAACAGATCATCCAGAACGTTCTCAAGCAGTAA
- a CDS encoding DUF1559 domain-containing protein, which yields MLKRTLPKRGFTLIELLVVIAIIAILIALLLPAVQQAREAARRSTCKNNMKQLGLALHNYNDNFLVLPIGSQTGSYSNWRVAILPYIDQANVYAQLSRPNGYWAHSGFPGNTILYQVRLPVYKCPSNPYGMTNTTDYSLSDSNSDPSLQSMIIDYVGISGATPDPAGRTSVCTGDVLASSSSNCNSGMLIPFKSVRFRDCTDGTSNTVILAEQSGQVNGAQKGANALGAWHGWANSSLSSWNAGTPLPLSSAGFWYAAGTTTVRNPPNSFWTSGAPTYANSAYSANTVINSHHVGGVHAVLTDGSVRFLSENIDMNTLRQLCTRDDGQVVGEY from the coding sequence ATGTTGAAACGTACCCTCCCGAAACGTGGCTTTACGCTCATTGAACTGCTGGTCGTGATCGCCATCATCGCGATCCTGATCGCCCTGCTCCTGCCCGCTGTACAGCAGGCCCGCGAAGCAGCCCGCCGCTCCACCTGTAAGAACAATATGAAGCAGCTGGGGCTGGCGCTGCACAACTACAACGACAATTTTCTGGTGCTGCCCATCGGTTCTCAGACCGGGTCGTACTCCAACTGGCGGGTCGCCATCCTGCCTTATATCGACCAGGCGAATGTCTACGCTCAGCTGAGCCGTCCCAATGGTTACTGGGCTCACTCCGGCTTCCCCGGTAATACGATCCTGTATCAGGTCCGCCTCCCCGTCTATAAATGCCCGTCCAACCCCTATGGCATGACCAACACCACCGATTACAGTCTCTCCGACAGTAACTCCGATCCCAGCCTGCAGAGTATGATTATCGACTACGTCGGCATCTCCGGTGCGACTCCGGATCCCGCAGGTCGTACTTCCGTCTGTACCGGCGATGTTCTGGCCAGCAGCTCAAGCAACTGTAATTCGGGCATGCTGATTCCGTTCAAGAGCGTCCGCTTCCGCGACTGCACGGACGGAACTTCCAATACCGTCATCCTCGCAGAACAGTCCGGTCAGGTGAATGGCGCGCAGAAAGGTGCTAATGCTCTGGGTGCCTGGCACGGCTGGGCCAATTCCAGTCTCTCTTCCTGGAATGCCGGTACGCCCCTGCCACTCAGCTCCGCTGGCTTCTGGTATGCAGCCGGGACCACCACTGTCAGAAATCCCCCCAACTCATTCTGGACTTCAGGAGCACCGACTTATGCCAACAGTGCTTACTCCGCGAATACCGTCATCAACTCACACCACGTGGGTGGCGTGCACGCTGTTCTGACCGATGGTTCCGTCCGTTTTCTGTCGGAAAACATTGACATGAACACACTCCGCCAGCTCTGCACCCGTGACGATGGCCAGGTCGTCGGCGAATATTAA
- a CDS encoding Lon protease family protein, with the protein MTDSPQYRALSADEVTLDINPKSFGFKTTKELEPLADIVGQPRALRALDLGTGIRHPNYHIYISGLVGTGRTELITHALRQRVLDDSIPDDWVYLNNFDEPDAPLAINLTAGQGILLRQEMENLIEQLQELLPKAFKEEDFGKEKEKLRQVYRKRGDEVFDKLQKLAGEHGMTVQQMPDGQIIFIPLKDGRPMTQQEIEQLTPEQMQEIESHQDALVEMAGRVLQEQREIQRQLSTDVREVARKFATQIIEPMVTDLQKKFDSPKLNDWFPRFKQHVIEHLNLFRDISDMPPQMAQMLMGEGGLDPAQRFLEYRVNVVVDNSQLKEPPIIVEDAPNYRNLFGTIERVVDRAGRVITNFTRIKSGSLHKANGGYLVINLMDALVEPFVWKELKRTLKSRSLEIQIQDQFSMFTVSALQPEPIPLNIRLVAIGEPLIYYLLYLHDEDFREIFRVKADFDTEINRNGETGQIYGMLVRQLSDKEKLLPFDAGAVAELVRVGSRLASDKKKVTSIFSHVADVAREAGFWAEQDKQKVVKAQYVQQAVQEQIYRSDLLAERIRELISDGTLLFQLEGSETSQVNGLAVVDLGDYAFGRPSRLTASVGVGTAGIINIERESRLSGNTFDKSMLILEGLLRNLYASEQALTLSASIAMEQSYGGIDGDSASVAELLCLLSAISEVPLRQDLAVTGSVNQWGEVQAIGGVNEKVEGFFDVCRAHGLTGTQGVCIPESNVQNLVLRADVIEAIREGQFHIYAVSDVNQAIELFTGMPAGDISDSKSFHGKVIDRLSEIADLLLEQKMTDTGRLLWIPGTPLDLPSDPRPPLPGN; encoded by the coding sequence ATGACAGACAGTCCACAGTACCGCGCGCTCAGCGCTGACGAAGTCACACTCGATATCAATCCCAAATCATTTGGATTCAAAACTACAAAAGAACTGGAACCACTGGCCGATATCGTTGGTCAGCCCCGCGCCCTGCGTGCCCTGGATCTGGGCACGGGCATCAGGCACCCCAACTATCACATCTACATTTCCGGACTGGTCGGCACCGGACGGACGGAACTGATCACCCACGCCCTCCGGCAGCGCGTGCTCGACGATTCGATTCCCGACGACTGGGTCTATCTGAATAACTTCGACGAACCCGATGCCCCTCTCGCGATCAACCTGACCGCCGGCCAGGGGATCCTGCTGCGTCAGGAAATGGAAAACCTGATCGAACAGCTGCAGGAACTGCTGCCCAAAGCATTCAAGGAAGAAGACTTCGGCAAAGAAAAAGAGAAACTGCGTCAGGTCTACCGCAAACGGGGCGATGAAGTCTTCGACAAACTGCAGAAGCTGGCCGGTGAGCACGGCATGACCGTCCAGCAGATGCCCGATGGACAGATTATATTCATCCCGCTCAAAGACGGTCGCCCCATGACCCAGCAGGAAATTGAGCAGCTCACCCCCGAACAGATGCAGGAAATCGAAAGCCATCAGGATGCACTTGTCGAAATGGCTGGTCGCGTCCTGCAGGAACAGCGGGAAATCCAGCGCCAGTTGTCCACGGACGTCCGCGAAGTCGCCCGCAAATTCGCCACGCAGATCATCGAACCAATGGTGACAGACCTGCAGAAAAAGTTCGACTCTCCCAAACTGAATGACTGGTTCCCCCGCTTCAAACAACATGTCATCGAACATCTGAACCTGTTCCGCGATATTTCCGACATGCCGCCGCAGATGGCCCAGATGCTGATGGGCGAAGGGGGACTGGATCCGGCGCAGCGTTTCCTCGAATATCGCGTCAACGTGGTCGTCGATAACAGCCAACTCAAAGAACCGCCGATCATTGTTGAGGATGCGCCCAACTACCGCAATTTGTTCGGCACCATTGAGCGGGTCGTCGATCGCGCCGGTCGCGTGATCACCAATTTCACCCGCATCAAGTCGGGCAGCCTGCACAAAGCCAATGGCGGTTACCTGGTCATCAACCTGATGGATGCCCTGGTCGAACCGTTTGTCTGGAAAGAACTCAAACGGACGCTCAAAAGCCGCTCCCTGGAAATTCAGATCCAGGATCAGTTCTCGATGTTTACTGTTTCCGCACTGCAGCCGGAACCGATTCCCCTTAACATCCGACTGGTCGCCATTGGTGAGCCGCTGATCTATTACCTGCTCTATCTGCACGATGAAGACTTCCGCGAAATCTTCCGCGTCAAAGCCGACTTTGATACGGAAATCAACCGCAACGGTGAAACTGGCCAGATTTACGGCATGCTCGTCCGCCAGTTGAGTGATAAAGAGAAGCTGCTCCCTTTTGACGCAGGTGCGGTCGCAGAACTGGTCCGCGTTGGTTCGCGGCTGGCCAGCGACAAGAAAAAAGTCACATCCATCTTCAGCCACGTCGCCGATGTCGCCCGTGAAGCCGGCTTCTGGGCGGAACAGGATAAACAGAAAGTGGTCAAAGCCCAATATGTCCAACAGGCCGTCCAGGAACAGATCTACCGCTCCGATCTGCTTGCCGAACGAATCCGCGAACTGATCTCCGATGGGACTCTGCTCTTTCAACTGGAAGGTTCCGAAACCAGTCAGGTCAACGGGCTCGCGGTTGTCGATCTGGGTGATTATGCCTTCGGCCGACCTTCCCGTCTGACCGCCAGCGTCGGCGTAGGCACTGCGGGAATCATCAACATCGAACGGGAAAGCCGCCTGAGTGGCAACACCTTCGACAAAAGTATGCTGATCCTCGAAGGACTCTTACGAAATCTGTACGCCTCCGAACAGGCGCTGACACTCTCCGCCAGCATCGCCATGGAACAGAGTTACGGCGGCATCGACGGCGACAGCGCTTCAGTCGCCGAGTTGCTCTGCCTGCTGAGCGCCATCTCTGAAGTGCCGCTCCGCCAGGATCTCGCTGTTACCGGGTCAGTCAATCAGTGGGGTGAAGTCCAGGCAATTGGCGGCGTCAATGAAAAGGTCGAAGGTTTCTTCGATGTCTGTCGGGCCCACGGCCTCACCGGCACACAGGGTGTCTGCATTCCGGAATCGAACGTGCAGAACCTGGTCCTGCGGGCCGATGTCATCGAAGCCATCCGGGAGGGACAGTTTCACATCTACGCTGTCTCCGATGTGAACCAGGCCATCGAACTCTTTACGGGCATGCCCGCCGGTGACATTTCGGATTCCAAGAGCTTCCACGGCAAGGTCATCGATCGACTCTCGGAAATCGCCGACCTCCTGCTGGAACAGAAAATGACCGACACCGGACGACTGCTCTGGATCCCAGGCACGCCCCTGGACTTGCCCTCCGATCCCCGTCCCCCACTGCCGGGGAACTGA
- a CDS encoding circularly permuted type 2 ATP-grasp protein: protein MRLAPYQSSDCFDEMFAPDGQPRPSGKKFVERLQTLSEGSLQQRQKAAEISLQNMGITFNVYGHEAGTEKVWPFDLLPRIIDAHEWETVESGLKQRIHALNLFINDVYNDCKIFKDKAVPEDLILSSKTLRNQCRGYQPPQGVWCHITGVDLIRDRDGQIYVLEDNLRCPSGVSYVLENRELMKRTFAPVFQGMSVAPIEDYNEQLLKTLLDCAPAGVNDPTAVVLTPGIYNSAYFEHTFLAQQMGVELVQGSDLFVEDGYVFMKTTKGPSRVDVIYRRIDDDFLDPKCFRPDSALGVDHLMEVCRAGRVTLANAPGTGVADDKAVYAYVPQIIKYYLGEEAILPNVPTYLCSDQKHRDHVLGNLDQLVVKPTNESGGYGILMGPHSSQAEREKCAAAIKANPREWIAQPMLKLSTVPTLVGDELRPRHVDLRPFVLCGKDIYVMPGGLTRVALREGSMVVNSSQGGGSKDTWILRNGHSLSEPHFSPAVLEKN from the coding sequence ATGAGGTTAGCTCCCTATCAGTCCAGCGACTGTTTTGATGAGATGTTTGCGCCCGACGGTCAACCCCGACCCAGTGGCAAAAAATTCGTGGAACGTCTGCAGACCCTGTCTGAAGGCAGTCTCCAGCAACGGCAGAAAGCGGCCGAGATCTCCCTGCAGAACATGGGTATCACATTTAATGTGTACGGTCATGAAGCAGGCACCGAGAAAGTCTGGCCCTTCGATCTGCTCCCCCGCATCATCGACGCGCACGAATGGGAAACCGTCGAAAGCGGTCTCAAGCAGCGGATCCACGCCCTCAACCTCTTCATTAACGACGTCTACAACGACTGCAAAATCTTCAAGGACAAAGCCGTCCCCGAAGACCTGATCCTCAGCTCCAAAACACTCCGGAATCAGTGCCGGGGTTATCAGCCCCCCCAGGGAGTCTGGTGCCACATTACCGGCGTCGACCTGATCCGCGACCGCGATGGACAGATCTATGTCCTCGAAGACAATCTCCGCTGCCCGTCCGGCGTCTCCTATGTGCTGGAAAACCGGGAACTGATGAAGCGGACCTTTGCCCCCGTCTTTCAGGGCATGTCGGTCGCGCCCATTGAAGACTATAACGAACAGCTCCTCAAAACACTGCTCGACTGCGCTCCTGCAGGAGTCAACGATCCAACCGCCGTCGTGCTCACGCCCGGCATTTATAACTCGGCTTATTTTGAACACACCTTTCTGGCACAGCAGATGGGTGTCGAACTCGTACAGGGTTCCGACCTGTTCGTGGAAGACGGCTATGTCTTCATGAAAACCACGAAGGGACCGAGTCGTGTAGATGTGATTTATCGCCGGATTGATGATGACTTCCTGGATCCGAAATGTTTCCGTCCCGATTCTGCTCTGGGAGTCGATCACCTGATGGAAGTCTGTCGGGCCGGTCGTGTCACACTGGCGAATGCACCGGGTACCGGCGTCGCCGACGACAAGGCCGTCTATGCCTACGTCCCGCAAATCATTAAATACTACCTGGGTGAAGAGGCCATTCTACCGAATGTTCCCACCTACCTCTGTTCGGACCAGAAACATCGAGACCATGTGCTGGGGAACCTGGATCAGCTCGTTGTCAAACCCACCAATGAATCGGGCGGGTACGGCATTCTGATGGGCCCCCACTCTTCACAGGCGGAGCGTGAAAAATGTGCCGCCGCCATTAAGGCGAATCCGCGTGAGTGGATCGCCCAGCCTATGTTGAAACTCTCAACTGTCCCCACCCTGGTCGGCGATGAACTTCGCCCCAGACATGTGGACCTGCGACCGTTTGTGCTCTGCGGTAAAGATATCTATGTGATGCCGGGAGGCTTGACTCGAGTAGCGCTGCGGGAAGGATCAATGGTCGTTAACTCTTCACAGGGGGGAGGCAGCAAAGATACGTGGATTCTGCGAAACGGACATTCTCTGTCTGAACCGCATTTTTCACCAGCAGTTCTGGAGAAGAATTGA
- a CDS encoding alpha-E domain-containing protein has translation MLSRVASSVYWLSRYVERAENVARFIDVNYNLTLGETDTLANQWAPLVYTTGDQTPYEELYGEPTRENVLQFLSFDKRNPNSIISCVSLARENARTIREIIPTVVWEQLNQFYFMVRTAAGEPGLMDQPQDFCERVRLASHMLVGATEATMSHGEAWHFSRAGRLIERADKTSRIVDVQYYILLPDARDVGSALDVVRWSALLRSASALAMYRRQYGKITPSRVADFLILDTQFPRAMHFCLRKAQESLRYITGSTAGTFQNLAEQRMGLLCSNMDYTSVDDIIEQGLHQYIDGFQKQLNLVGEAIQDVFFTSKQQSEPSSTQTQSQTG, from the coding sequence ATGCTCAGCCGCGTCGCGAGTTCCGTTTACTGGTTAAGTCGGTATGTCGAACGTGCGGAAAATGTCGCACGCTTTATTGACGTCAACTACAACCTGACACTCGGGGAAACCGATACCCTCGCCAACCAGTGGGCACCCCTGGTCTATACGACCGGCGATCAGACTCCCTACGAAGAACTCTACGGCGAACCCACGCGGGAAAACGTCCTGCAGTTCCTCTCGTTTGACAAACGGAACCCGAATTCGATTATTTCCTGCGTCTCGCTGGCCCGGGAAAATGCCCGCACCATTCGTGAGATCATCCCCACCGTCGTCTGGGAACAACTCAACCAGTTCTACTTCATGGTCCGCACCGCTGCCGGCGAACCGGGCCTGATGGATCAACCCCAGGATTTCTGTGAACGCGTCCGCCTGGCCAGCCACATGCTGGTCGGTGCGACCGAAGCCACCATGTCGCACGGGGAAGCCTGGCACTTCTCCCGCGCCGGTCGTCTGATTGAACGGGCCGATAAGACCTCACGGATCGTCGATGTCCAATACTACATTCTGCTCCCCGATGCCCGCGATGTGGGCAGCGCCCTGGACGTGGTCCGCTGGTCGGCCCTGTTACGTTCCGCCAGTGCCCTGGCCATGTACCGTCGGCAGTATGGCAAAATCACGCCCTCCCGCGTCGCGGACTTTCTGATTCTGGATACTCAGTTCCCCCGGGCCATGCACTTCTGTCTGCGGAAAGCACAGGAGTCCCTGCGTTATATCACCGGCAGTACCGCGGGCACCTTTCAGAACCTGGCCGAACAGCGGATGGGTCTCTTATGCTCCAACATGGATTATACCAGCGTCGATGACATCATCGAGCAGGGACTGCACCAGTACATCGACGGTTTCCAAAAGCAGCTCAACCTGGTAGGCGAAGCGATTCAGGATGTGTTCTTCACCTCAAAACAGCAGTCGGAACCATCCTCCACGCAAACGCAGTCTCAAACGGGTTGA
- a CDS encoding carbamate kinase: MNGSASAERTIVALGGNAFAAPDVPLTMEHQFEFASKLFQSMTPLLADQRELIITHGNGPQVGQMLIRAEQARKAAYPLSLDVCVAESQGELGYVISQSLQNRFSELGITRSIAPLLTRVVVTADDPAFHNPTKPVGPWYAAEQIDEIRQRGYPLIEVPGKGFRRVVASPRPREILEVDSINALLESGAVVIAAGGGGTPVTRQSGHLQGIEAVIDKDLTSALLGILTDARLLLILTDVPCAYQDFNTPQQAPLGHLDITAARELLEQEHFAEGSMKPKIEAAIQFSNRPGTRTIICNREVLDQALSGQAGTIIELSSESTS; this comes from the coding sequence ATGAACGGGTCTGCCAGCGCAGAACGGACCATCGTCGCCCTGGGCGGGAATGCGTTTGCCGCTCCCGATGTCCCCTTGACCATGGAGCATCAGTTCGAATTCGCCTCGAAATTATTTCAATCAATGACGCCCCTGCTGGCAGATCAGCGAGAATTGATCATCACGCACGGCAACGGCCCCCAGGTGGGACAGATGCTGATCCGCGCCGAACAGGCCCGTAAAGCTGCCTACCCCCTGTCACTGGATGTCTGCGTCGCTGAATCGCAGGGGGAGTTGGGCTACGTCATCAGTCAAAGTCTGCAGAACCGGTTCAGTGAACTGGGAATCACACGATCCATCGCTCCCCTGCTCACCCGGGTGGTCGTCACCGCAGACGATCCCGCGTTCCACAATCCCACCAAGCCGGTCGGCCCCTGGTATGCTGCTGAGCAAATCGACGAAATCCGCCAGCGCGGTTACCCGCTGATCGAAGTACCGGGGAAGGGATTTCGCCGCGTGGTCGCCTCGCCGCGGCCCCGTGAGATCCTGGAGGTGGACAGCATCAATGCTCTGCTGGAATCGGGTGCGGTCGTGATCGCCGCCGGTGGTGGAGGCACTCCCGTTACACGCCAGTCCGGTCACCTACAGGGAATCGAAGCGGTCATCGACAAAGACCTCACCTCCGCCTTACTGGGCATATTAACCGACGCCCGACTGCTGTTGATTCTGACCGACGTTCCCTGCGCCTATCAGGATTTCAACACACCACAACAAGCGCCCCTGGGACACCTCGACATCACAGCTGCCCGTGAACTGCTTGAGCAGGAACATTTCGCAGAAGGCAGCATGAAACCCAAAATCGAAGCGGCCATCCAATTTTCCAACCGGCCGGGAACCCGTACCATCATCTGTAATCGAGAAGTCCTGGATCAGGCCCTCTCCGGCCAGGCAGGGACGATCATCGAACTCAGCAGTGAATCAACATCATGA